The Cellulomonas sp. S1-8 genome has a window encoding:
- a CDS encoding helix-turn-helix domain-containing protein: MAKPQITARHWQFLRALARHGSIGSVARNEHHSETAVRRHLKDLSRACAVEVVDTSDGVARVTDAGMMLLDRLAPILDEQEWVASRMQELLTLREEDLADGKLVSATSR; this comes from the coding sequence GTGGCGAAGCCCCAGATCACCGCCCGGCACTGGCAATTTCTTCGAGCGTTGGCGAGGCACGGCAGCATCGGCAGCGTCGCCAGGAACGAGCACCATTCGGAGACCGCCGTCCGGCGGCACCTGAAAGACCTGTCGCGGGCGTGCGCGGTCGAGGTCGTCGACACCAGTGACGGCGTCGCCCGCGTCACGGACGCCGGCATGATGCTGCTCGACAGGCTCGCTCCCATCCTCGACGAGCAGGAGTGGGTGGCCAGTCGCATGCAGGAGCTGCTGACCCTGCGAGAGGAAGACCTCGCCGACGGGAAGCTGGTGTCGGCGACCTCCCGCTGA
- a CDS encoding RidA family protein encodes MPWSAEQRLTELGIDLPTPGSPQATYASCVQVGALLFVSGKGPGAPHTPGRLGRDLTTADGARLARSAGLEVLATVRDFLGSLDAVVRVVRVQGFVNATEDYAEHHLALDGLSTLFVDVFGDAGIHTRSVLGAVSLRGGLPVIVECLFEVRETTGAPSRP; translated from the coding sequence ATGCCGTGGTCCGCGGAGCAACGCCTGACCGAGCTGGGGATCGACCTGCCGACCCCGGGTTCCCCGCAGGCGACGTACGCGAGCTGCGTGCAGGTCGGGGCGTTGCTGTTCGTGTCCGGCAAGGGTCCGGGCGCGCCGCACACGCCCGGCAGGCTCGGCCGCGACCTGACGACGGCCGACGGTGCGCGGCTCGCACGGTCTGCCGGGCTCGAGGTGCTCGCGACGGTCCGCGACTTCCTCGGTTCGCTCGACGCGGTGGTGCGCGTGGTGCGGGTGCAGGGGTTCGTCAACGCGACCGAGGACTACGCGGAGCACCACCTGGCGCTGGACGGCCTGTCGACGCTGTTCGTCGACGTGTTCGGCGACGCCGGCATCCACACCCGGTCGGTGCTGGGGGCGGTCTCGCTGCGCGGCGGGCTACCCGTCATCGTGGAGTGCCTGTTCGAGGTCCGTGAGACGACGGGCGCGCCGTCCCGACCGTGA
- a CDS encoding DUF402 domain-containing protein, with product MVHDEVPLPPVPEPPPFERGAPVVLRGVRDHGRPHGVAVGYAVAGTVVLDDDDVMVVSTRPGSGVRMRAGTGAGPNGRIVLPAAWDGTYDERVWQGHTVVRVHRRGDRWSVWRWHDGERWTDHWYGNLESPWRRSTVGFDTQDWALDVVAAGSPLGGPWTVGFKDEDELAWMVDRGYVTDLQARHVRVVGARLLQHARDAGWPFDADWDAWLPDARWAAVPVPDGWERLPGEDDGESP from the coding sequence GTGGTCCACGACGAGGTTCCGCTCCCGCCCGTGCCCGAACCGCCCCCGTTCGAGCGCGGCGCACCCGTCGTGCTGCGCGGCGTGCGGGACCACGGCCGTCCGCACGGGGTCGCCGTCGGCTACGCCGTCGCCGGCACGGTGGTGCTCGACGACGACGACGTCATGGTCGTGTCCACCCGGCCCGGCTCGGGGGTGCGCATGCGCGCGGGGACAGGTGCCGGGCCGAACGGCCGGATCGTCCTGCCTGCGGCGTGGGACGGCACGTACGACGAGCGTGTCTGGCAGGGGCACACGGTGGTGCGCGTCCACCGGCGCGGTGACCGGTGGTCGGTGTGGCGGTGGCACGACGGCGAGCGGTGGACGGACCACTGGTACGGCAACCTCGAGTCACCGTGGCGTCGGTCCACGGTCGGCTTCGACACGCAGGACTGGGCTCTCGACGTGGTCGCCGCAGGCAGCCCGCTCGGCGGCCCGTGGACGGTGGGCTTCAAGGACGAGGACGAGCTCGCGTGGATGGTCGACCGCGGCTACGTCACCGACCTGCAGGCCCGCCACGTCCGCGTGGTCGGCGCTCGGCTGCTGCAGCACGCGAGGGACGCAGGCTGGCCGTTCGACGCCGACTGGGACGCGTGGTTGCCCGACGCGCGATGGGCAGCGGTTCCCGTGCCGGACGGCTGGGAACGTCTGCCCGGCGAGGACGACGGCGAGTCTCCCTGA
- a CDS encoding polymorphic toxin-type HINT domain-containing protein, producing MASRTSRKVDDAKRANDQARKAAENKKSETCNSFVPGTGVVMADGSVKAIDDVAVGDTVVAVAADGSRTHRQVVATITGHGAKDLVGLTLVGSGGGGPPAGETITATDGHLFLTAGGEWVPAKDLQVGDQLVDPDGIPVTIGAVEHDTVVAPVHNLTVDTDHTYTVVTAGRTDVVTHNDRLPGGKGSREAISDAQDLNDSCPASARSPSFVPSPKRGPTQRGNAAPGPTNGQGVLDESVSIGPNTTRRVGVDKENEEFVVFDETHPGKGEFHGHVRQWNELNHQMQNALQQAGLVNRKGKMR from the coding sequence GTGGCCTCGCGTACGTCGCGGAAGGTCGATGACGCCAAGCGTGCGAATGACCAGGCGCGTAAGGCGGCGGAGAACAAGAAGTCCGAGACGTGCAACTCGTTCGTCCCGGGCACGGGTGTGGTGATGGCCGACGGGTCGGTCAAGGCGATCGACGACGTGGCCGTGGGTGACACGGTCGTGGCGGTCGCTGCGGACGGGTCCAGGACGCACCGGCAGGTGGTCGCCACGATCACCGGGCACGGCGCGAAGGATCTCGTCGGCCTGACCTTGGTCGGGTCGGGGGGTGGTGGGCCGCCCGCGGGCGAGACGATCACTGCGACCGACGGTCACCTGTTCCTCACGGCCGGCGGCGAGTGGGTGCCGGCCAAGGACCTGCAGGTCGGGGACCAGCTCGTCGACCCGGACGGCATACCCGTCACGATCGGAGCGGTCGAGCACGACACGGTCGTCGCGCCGGTCCACAACCTGACGGTCGACACCGACCACACGTACACCGTCGTCACTGCGGGCCGCACTGACGTCGTCACCCACAACGACAGGCTGCCAGGAGGCAAGGGGTCTCGGGAGGCGATCAGTGATGCCCAGGATCTCAACGACTCGTGTCCCGCGTCCGCGCGGAGCCCTAGTTTTGTTCCCAGCCCGAAGCGCGGGCCGACGCAGCGAGGGAACGCCGCGCCAGGCCCGACGAACGGTCAAGGGGTTCTTGACGAGTCGGTGAGCATCGGCCCCAACACGACACGGCGCGTGGGGGTCGACAAGGAGAACGAAGAGTTTGTGGTTTTCGACGAGACTCACCCAGGAAAGGGAGAGTTCCACGGGCATGTGCGACAGTGGAATGAACTGAATCACCAGATGCAGAACGCTCTCCAACAGGCAGGTCTGGTCAACAGGAAGGGCAAGATGCGATGA